The following are encoded together in the Oncorhynchus gorbuscha isolate QuinsamMale2020 ecotype Even-year linkage group LG03, OgorEven_v1.0, whole genome shotgun sequence genome:
- the si:dkeyp-61b2.1 gene encoding tumor necrosis factor receptor superfamily member 21 isoform X3, whose amino-acid sequence MDYQRHITSRPLRILCLFNLVSPVLLSSCPQICDPGFIIDKCKCVRCSDGFYWYMQNGLPKCDLCSKACSVDQHLTQVKECGRDSNRECHCDSGFFCDNAAQYTCRRCKPCSPGTFSNKPNLTMSCKPHTDCGHKGMTMVTEGTATQDRVCAQTSPNSPTTTAPPTVHSSEIGFHSSTSSGVSITRKPLIIASPSGLVGSISPDAFPIATIDTSADPSPALLTRPSLSQAQSEPSTSLPTRKQVTEHSSFDPNTMLTTRRNPSKVDSNTSPAESASAPLTTDDNDSPHLSATDTGPSPSTLSWLLLIGGLLEAVVLLVVYFVRCKERSLKSLDKWKGPVFGINAQPPQESCPYPEAQHLLGSETGGNPRQDGAGLLPPGVMKQVTVDHSGGENISNTVGSIYIYSPGTVVLGYNKSERKVDQVESGVEGCPLTRTPQQESSCPLPEGLALGPERMSTREETCKELRYPIPATSN is encoded by the exons ATGGATTATCAACGGCATATTACCTCACGTCCATTGAGAATTCTTTGCCTTTTTAATCTG gtatcCCCTGTATTGTTGTCCAGCTGTCCTCAAATCTGTGACCCAG GCTTCATTATTGACAAGTGTAAGTGCGTCCGTTGTTCCGATGGCTTCTACTGGTACATGCAGAACGGCCTTCCGAAGTGTGACCTCTGCAGCAAAGCCTGCTCGG TGGATCAGCACTTGACACAGGTGAAGGAATGCGGCCGGGACTCAAACCGCGAGTGCCACTGTGACAGTGGCTTTTTCTGTGACAACGCTGCCCAGTATACCTGCAGGAGGTGTAAGCCGTGCTCGCCCGGAACCTTCTCTAACAAACCAAACCTAACCATGTCCTGCAAACCCCACACAGA TTGTGGCCATAAGGGAATGACTATGGTGACAGAGGGCACTGCCACTCAGGATCGTGTATGTGCCCAGACCTCCCCTAACTCTCCTACAACCACTGCGCCTCCAACTGTCCACAGCTCAGAGATAGGCTTTCATTCTTCTACCTCCAGTGGAGTCAGCATCACCCGAAAACCCCTCATCATAGCATCCCCATCTGGCCTGGTGGGGTCTATATCTCCTGATG CCTTTCCCATAGCCACAATTGACACATCTGCAGACCCTTCACCAGCCTTACTCACCAGGCCTTCTTTGTCCCAAGCCCAAAGCGagccctctacctccctcccaaCTAGGAAACAAGTCACTGAACACAGCTCCTTTGACCCCAACACAATGCTCACCACCAGGAGAAACCCCAGCAAGGTGGACAGTAACACCTCACCTGCAGAGTCTGCCTCTGCACCTCTTACCACAGATGACAATG ACTCACCTCATCTCTCAGCAACAGATACTGGACCGagcccttccactctctcttggCTGCTGCTGATAGGTGGGCTACTAGAGGCTGTCGTGCTGCTGGTTGTTTACTTTGTACGTTGTAAGGAGAGGTCACTGAAGTCCCTAGACAAGTGGAAAG GTCCAGTATTTGGTATAAAT GCCCAGCCACCACAGGAGAGTTGCCCATACCCGGAGGCCCAGCATCTTCTGGGGAGTGAGACTGGGGGAAATCCTAGACAGGATGGTGCAGGGTTGCTACCTCCAGGGGTCATGAAGCAGGTCACAGTGGACCACTCTGGTGGAGAGAACATTAGCAACACAGTGG GGTCCATTTACATCTACTCTCCGGGGACGGTTGTCCTGGGATACAACAAGTCGGAGAGGAAGGTGGATCAAGtcgagagtggggtagagggctGTCCCCTCACCAGAACACCCCAGCAAGAGTCCTCCTGCCCCCTCCCTGAGGGCCTTGCTCTGGGGCCAGAGAGAATGAGTACACGGGAGGAGACCTGCAAAGAGCTGAGATACCCCATCCCGGCCACCAGCAACTGA
- the si:dkeyp-61b2.1 gene encoding tumor necrosis factor receptor superfamily member 21 isoform X1, which yields MDYQRHITSRPLRILCLFNLVSPVLLSSCPQICDPGFIIDKCKCVRCSDGFYWYMQNGLPKCDLCSKACSVDQHLTQVKECGRDSNRECHCDSGFFCDNAAQYTCRRCKPCSPGTFSNKPNLTMSCKPHTDCGHKGMTMVTEGTATQDRVCAQTSPNSPTTTAPPTVHSSEIGFHSSTSSGVSITRKPLIIASPSGLVGSISPDAFPIATIDTSADPSPALLTRPSLSQAQSEPSTSLPTRKQVTEHSSFDPNTMLTTRRNPSKVDSNTSPAESASAPLTTDDNDSPHLSATDTGPSPSTLSWLLLIGGLLEAVVLLVVYFVRCKERSLKSLDKWKGPVFGINDEQICKEGLRGSYNVWESYHCPTALQTASYIQAQPPQESCPYPEAQHLLGSETGGNPRQDGAGLLPPGVMKQVTVDHSGGENISNTVGSIYIYSPGTVVLGYNKSERKVDQVESGVEGCPLTRTPQQESSCPLPEGLALGPERMSTREETCKELRYPIPATSN from the exons ATGGATTATCAACGGCATATTACCTCACGTCCATTGAGAATTCTTTGCCTTTTTAATCTG gtatcCCCTGTATTGTTGTCCAGCTGTCCTCAAATCTGTGACCCAG GCTTCATTATTGACAAGTGTAAGTGCGTCCGTTGTTCCGATGGCTTCTACTGGTACATGCAGAACGGCCTTCCGAAGTGTGACCTCTGCAGCAAAGCCTGCTCGG TGGATCAGCACTTGACACAGGTGAAGGAATGCGGCCGGGACTCAAACCGCGAGTGCCACTGTGACAGTGGCTTTTTCTGTGACAACGCTGCCCAGTATACCTGCAGGAGGTGTAAGCCGTGCTCGCCCGGAACCTTCTCTAACAAACCAAACCTAACCATGTCCTGCAAACCCCACACAGA TTGTGGCCATAAGGGAATGACTATGGTGACAGAGGGCACTGCCACTCAGGATCGTGTATGTGCCCAGACCTCCCCTAACTCTCCTACAACCACTGCGCCTCCAACTGTCCACAGCTCAGAGATAGGCTTTCATTCTTCTACCTCCAGTGGAGTCAGCATCACCCGAAAACCCCTCATCATAGCATCCCCATCTGGCCTGGTGGGGTCTATATCTCCTGATG CCTTTCCCATAGCCACAATTGACACATCTGCAGACCCTTCACCAGCCTTACTCACCAGGCCTTCTTTGTCCCAAGCCCAAAGCGagccctctacctccctcccaaCTAGGAAACAAGTCACTGAACACAGCTCCTTTGACCCCAACACAATGCTCACCACCAGGAGAAACCCCAGCAAGGTGGACAGTAACACCTCACCTGCAGAGTCTGCCTCTGCACCTCTTACCACAGATGACAATG ACTCACCTCATCTCTCAGCAACAGATACTGGACCGagcccttccactctctcttggCTGCTGCTGATAGGTGGGCTACTAGAGGCTGTCGTGCTGCTGGTTGTTTACTTTGTACGTTGTAAGGAGAGGTCACTGAAGTCCCTAGACAAGTGGAAAG GTCCAGTATTTGGTATAAAT GATGAGCAGATTTGTAAGGAAGGTTTAAGAGGGAGCTATAATGTGTGGGAGAGCTATCATTgtcctacggccctacagacggCTTCCTATATACAGGCCCAGCCACCACAGGAGAGTTGCCCATACCCGGAGGCCCAGCATCTTCTGGGGAGTGAGACTGGGGGAAATCCTAGACAGGATGGTGCAGGGTTGCTACCTCCAGGGGTCATGAAGCAGGTCACAGTGGACCACTCTGGTGGAGAGAACATTAGCAACACAGTGG GGTCCATTTACATCTACTCTCCGGGGACGGTTGTCCTGGGATACAACAAGTCGGAGAGGAAGGTGGATCAAGtcgagagtggggtagagggctGTCCCCTCACCAGAACACCCCAGCAAGAGTCCTCCTGCCCCCTCCCTGAGGGCCTTGCTCTGGGGCCAGAGAGAATGAGTACACGGGAGGAGACCTGCAAAGAGCTGAGATACCCCATCCCGGCCACCAGCAACTGA
- the si:dkeyp-61b2.1 gene encoding tumor necrosis factor receptor superfamily member 21 isoform X2, whose translation MDYQRHITSRPLRILCLFNLVSPVLLSSCPQICDPGFIIDKCKCVRCSDGFYWYMQNGLPKCDLCSKACSVDQHLTQVKECGRDSNRECHCDSGFFCDNAAQYTCRRCKPCSPGTFSNKPNLTMSCKPHTDCGHKGMTMVTEGTATQDRVCAQTSPNSPTTTAPPTVHSSEIGFHSSTSSGVSITRKPLIIASPSGLVGSISPDAFPIATIDTSADPSPALLTRPSLSQAQSEPSTSLPTRKQVTEHSSFDPNTMLTTRRNPSKVDSNTSPAESASAPLTTDDNDSPHLSATDTGPSPSTLSWLLLIGGLLEAVVLLVVYFVRCKERSLKSLDKWKGPVFGINTASYIQAQPPQESCPYPEAQHLLGSETGGNPRQDGAGLLPPGVMKQVTVDHSGGENISNTVGSIYIYSPGTVVLGYNKSERKVDQVESGVEGCPLTRTPQQESSCPLPEGLALGPERMSTREETCKELRYPIPATSN comes from the exons ATGGATTATCAACGGCATATTACCTCACGTCCATTGAGAATTCTTTGCCTTTTTAATCTG gtatcCCCTGTATTGTTGTCCAGCTGTCCTCAAATCTGTGACCCAG GCTTCATTATTGACAAGTGTAAGTGCGTCCGTTGTTCCGATGGCTTCTACTGGTACATGCAGAACGGCCTTCCGAAGTGTGACCTCTGCAGCAAAGCCTGCTCGG TGGATCAGCACTTGACACAGGTGAAGGAATGCGGCCGGGACTCAAACCGCGAGTGCCACTGTGACAGTGGCTTTTTCTGTGACAACGCTGCCCAGTATACCTGCAGGAGGTGTAAGCCGTGCTCGCCCGGAACCTTCTCTAACAAACCAAACCTAACCATGTCCTGCAAACCCCACACAGA TTGTGGCCATAAGGGAATGACTATGGTGACAGAGGGCACTGCCACTCAGGATCGTGTATGTGCCCAGACCTCCCCTAACTCTCCTACAACCACTGCGCCTCCAACTGTCCACAGCTCAGAGATAGGCTTTCATTCTTCTACCTCCAGTGGAGTCAGCATCACCCGAAAACCCCTCATCATAGCATCCCCATCTGGCCTGGTGGGGTCTATATCTCCTGATG CCTTTCCCATAGCCACAATTGACACATCTGCAGACCCTTCACCAGCCTTACTCACCAGGCCTTCTTTGTCCCAAGCCCAAAGCGagccctctacctccctcccaaCTAGGAAACAAGTCACTGAACACAGCTCCTTTGACCCCAACACAATGCTCACCACCAGGAGAAACCCCAGCAAGGTGGACAGTAACACCTCACCTGCAGAGTCTGCCTCTGCACCTCTTACCACAGATGACAATG ACTCACCTCATCTCTCAGCAACAGATACTGGACCGagcccttccactctctcttggCTGCTGCTGATAGGTGGGCTACTAGAGGCTGTCGTGCTGCTGGTTGTTTACTTTGTACGTTGTAAGGAGAGGTCACTGAAGTCCCTAGACAAGTGGAAAG GTCCAGTATTTGGTATAAAT acggCTTCCTATATACAGGCCCAGCCACCACAGGAGAGTTGCCCATACCCGGAGGCCCAGCATCTTCTGGGGAGTGAGACTGGGGGAAATCCTAGACAGGATGGTGCAGGGTTGCTACCTCCAGGGGTCATGAAGCAGGTCACAGTGGACCACTCTGGTGGAGAGAACATTAGCAACACAGTGG GGTCCATTTACATCTACTCTCCGGGGACGGTTGTCCTGGGATACAACAAGTCGGAGAGGAAGGTGGATCAAGtcgagagtggggtagagggctGTCCCCTCACCAGAACACCCCAGCAAGAGTCCTCCTGCCCCCTCCCTGAGGGCCTTGCTCTGGGGCCAGAGAGAATGAGTACACGGGAGGAGACCTGCAAAGAGCTGAGATACCCCATCCCGGCCACCAGCAACTGA
- the tnfrsf1b gene encoding tumor necrosis factor receptor superfamily member 1B isoform X3: MILRTVSGVLTVRIFLANMVYTLPYTPDSDGSCRNKTAEYYNPDVNLCCSKCTSGTRRKVLCSSTSDTACEPCPSGQYSGTFNYFPKCFRCPKCSADKGLKYVQKCSSTTKTQCACQTGMYCVLDQHPDCKACASYTYSKPGHGVSVEGTTAGQEAGTAESVVECASCPNGTFSDQHSNTRICQHHTDCVSQGRDVLTYGTATTDAVCGPTVNGRLVSILQTTTPPSPPTTMPTSGKVHTTSSLQSMDMSTVPTTLGSKLTSSPSDPLVIAPMEDKSPGVDLWIVAGAIGGVMFLLLIIGTIIYKKAFTKFRRVSSTEDINGNSEKEAIKCLLGKGDCSNVGQAETKQDAIKTWSGSGCSNSLEGLSICPVQSTLPQPSILASTPQPSPQSTSPLASVPLVNVNITVTYPVNIGNELCSRPTSTQIDSPQADPETPLSREEEVYVKMPQRESCKEALTAVQEFGNYV; the protein is encoded by the exons ATGATACTGAGGACTGTAAGTGGCGTTCTTACAGTTAGGATTTTTCTAGCAAACATG GTGTACACTCTGCCATACACACCAGACTCAGACGGATCCTGCCGCAACAAAACAGCTGAATACTATAACCCAGATGTAAACCTGTGCTGCAGCAAGTGCACTTCTG GGACACGCCGGAAAGTTCTATGCAGCTCTACCTCAGACACGGCGTGTGAACCATGTCCTAGTGGCCAGTACAGCGGGACCTTTAATTACTTCCCAAAATGCTTCAGATGTCCCAAGTGTTCAGCAG ACAAAGGCCTGAAGTATGTCCAGAAGTGCTCCAGCACCACCAAGACCCAGTGTGCGTGCCAGACTGGGATGTACTGCGTACTGGACCAACACCCGGACTGTAAGGCGTGTGCCAGTTATACATACAGCAAGCCTGGTCATGGGGTCTCTGTAGAAGGTACCACAGCTGGACAGGAGGCTG GGACAGCGGAGTCGGTTGTGGAATGTGCATCATGCCCCAATGGAACCTTCTCTGACCAGCACTCCAACACCAGGATCTGTCAGCACCACACAGA TTGTGTGTCTCAGGGGAGGGACGTACTGACTTACGGTACAGCCACCACCGATGCGGTGTGTGGACCGACGGTAAATGGACGACTGGTCTCTATCCTCCAAACCACCACACCTCCAAGCCCACCGACCACAATGCCAACCTCTGGTAAAGTGCATACCACATCAAGTCTACAGAGCATGGATATGTCTACAGTACCAACCACCCTGGGCTCAAAGCTGACATCTAGTCCCTCTGATCCACTGGTCATCGCTCCAATGGAAGACAAATCACCAGGCGTCGACCTTTGGATAG TTGCAGGTGCTATCGGAGGTGTTATGTTCCTGCTGCTGATCATAGGCACTATCATTTACAAGAAAG CCTTCACTAAGTTCAGACGTGTATCTTCTACAGAAGATATAAATGGAAATTCTGAGAAGGAGGCCATTAAA tgtCTGCTGGGGAAAGGAGACTGCAGTAATGTCGGTCAGGCAGAGACCAAGCAGGATGCTATTAAGACCTGGTCAGGCTCTGGGTGCTCCAACAGCCTGGAGGGCCTGTCAATATGCCCCGTCCAGTCCACCCTTCCACAGCCCAGCATCCTGGCCAGCACCCCCCAGCCCAGCCCCCAATCCACCAGCCCTCTGGCATCTGTCCCCCTAGTTAATGTCAACATCACTGTTACCTACCCTGTGAACATAGGAAATGAGTTATGCTCCAGACCTACCAGCACCCAGATAGACTCACCACAAGCCGACCCCGAGACCCCTTTAtcaagggaggaggaggtgtatgTGAAAATGCCGCAGCGAGAGAGTTGCAAAGAGGCACTTACGGCAGTACAGGAGTTTGGAAATTATGTATGA
- the tnfrsf1b gene encoding tumor necrosis factor receptor superfamily member 1B isoform X1, translating to MILRTVSGVLTVRIFLANMVYTLPYTPDSDGSCRNKTAEYYNPDVNLCCSKCTSGTRRKVLCSSTSDTACEPCPSGQYSGTFNYFPKCFRCPKCSADKGLKYVQKCSSTTKTQCACQTGMYCVLDQHPDCKACASYTYSKPGHGVSVEGTTAGQEAGTAESVVECASCPNGTFSDQHSNTRICQHHTDCVSQGRDVLTYGTATTDAVCGPTVNGRLVSILQTTTPPSPPTTMPTSGKVHTTSSLQSMDMSTVPTTLGSKLTSSPSDPLVIAPMEDKSPGVDLWIGKYRQLYSPRVRDHSRGLNISPPPSLVYLHRFVVPPLLYLSVAGAIGGVMFLLLIIGTIIYKKAFTKFRRVSSTEDINGNSEKEAIKCLLGKGDCSNVGQAETKQDAIKTWSGSGCSNSLEGLSICPVQSTLPQPSILASTPQPSPQSTSPLASVPLVNVNITVTYPVNIGNELCSRPTSTQIDSPQADPETPLSREEEVYVKMPQRESCKEALTAVQEFGNYV from the exons ATGATACTGAGGACTGTAAGTGGCGTTCTTACAGTTAGGATTTTTCTAGCAAACATG GTGTACACTCTGCCATACACACCAGACTCAGACGGATCCTGCCGCAACAAAACAGCTGAATACTATAACCCAGATGTAAACCTGTGCTGCAGCAAGTGCACTTCTG GGACACGCCGGAAAGTTCTATGCAGCTCTACCTCAGACACGGCGTGTGAACCATGTCCTAGTGGCCAGTACAGCGGGACCTTTAATTACTTCCCAAAATGCTTCAGATGTCCCAAGTGTTCAGCAG ACAAAGGCCTGAAGTATGTCCAGAAGTGCTCCAGCACCACCAAGACCCAGTGTGCGTGCCAGACTGGGATGTACTGCGTACTGGACCAACACCCGGACTGTAAGGCGTGTGCCAGTTATACATACAGCAAGCCTGGTCATGGGGTCTCTGTAGAAGGTACCACAGCTGGACAGGAGGCTG GGACAGCGGAGTCGGTTGTGGAATGTGCATCATGCCCCAATGGAACCTTCTCTGACCAGCACTCCAACACCAGGATCTGTCAGCACCACACAGA TTGTGTGTCTCAGGGGAGGGACGTACTGACTTACGGTACAGCCACCACCGATGCGGTGTGTGGACCGACGGTAAATGGACGACTGGTCTCTATCCTCCAAACCACCACACCTCCAAGCCCACCGACCACAATGCCAACCTCTGGTAAAGTGCATACCACATCAAGTCTACAGAGCATGGATATGTCTACAGTACCAACCACCCTGGGCTCAAAGCTGACATCTAGTCCCTCTGATCCACTGGTCATCGCTCCAATGGAAGACAAATCACCAGGCGTCGACCTTTGGATAGGTAAATACAGGCAGCTATATAGTCCACGTGTCAGAGACCACTCTCGTGGTTTGAACATTTCTCCACCGCCGTCTCTCGTATACTTACACCGCTTTGTTGTACCCCCGCTCTTGTATCTTTCAGTTGCAGGTGCTATCGGAGGTGTTATGTTCCTGCTGCTGATCATAGGCACTATCATTTACAAGAAAG CCTTCACTAAGTTCAGACGTGTATCTTCTACAGAAGATATAAATGGAAATTCTGAGAAGGAGGCCATTAAA tgtCTGCTGGGGAAAGGAGACTGCAGTAATGTCGGTCAGGCAGAGACCAAGCAGGATGCTATTAAGACCTGGTCAGGCTCTGGGTGCTCCAACAGCCTGGAGGGCCTGTCAATATGCCCCGTCCAGTCCACCCTTCCACAGCCCAGCATCCTGGCCAGCACCCCCCAGCCCAGCCCCCAATCCACCAGCCCTCTGGCATCTGTCCCCCTAGTTAATGTCAACATCACTGTTACCTACCCTGTGAACATAGGAAATGAGTTATGCTCCAGACCTACCAGCACCCAGATAGACTCACCACAAGCCGACCCCGAGACCCCTTTAtcaagggaggaggaggtgtatgTGAAAATGCCGCAGCGAGAGAGTTGCAAAGAGGCACTTACGGCAGTACAGGAGTTTGGAAATTATGTATGA
- the tnfrsf1b gene encoding tumor necrosis factor receptor superfamily member 1B isoform X2 yields MILRTVSGVLTVRIFLANMVYTLPYTPDSDGSCRNKTAEYYNPDVNLCCSKCTSGTRRKVLCSSTSDTACEPCPSGQYSGTFNYFPKCFRCPKCSADKGLKYVQKCSSTTKTQCACQTGMYCVLDQHPDCKACASYTYSKPGHGVSVEGTAESVVECASCPNGTFSDQHSNTRICQHHTDCVSQGRDVLTYGTATTDAVCGPTVNGRLVSILQTTTPPSPPTTMPTSGKVHTTSSLQSMDMSTVPTTLGSKLTSSPSDPLVIAPMEDKSPGVDLWIGKYRQLYSPRVRDHSRGLNISPPPSLVYLHRFVVPPLLYLSVAGAIGGVMFLLLIIGTIIYKKAFTKFRRVSSTEDINGNSEKEAIKCLLGKGDCSNVGQAETKQDAIKTWSGSGCSNSLEGLSICPVQSTLPQPSILASTPQPSPQSTSPLASVPLVNVNITVTYPVNIGNELCSRPTSTQIDSPQADPETPLSREEEVYVKMPQRESCKEALTAVQEFGNYV; encoded by the exons ATGATACTGAGGACTGTAAGTGGCGTTCTTACAGTTAGGATTTTTCTAGCAAACATG GTGTACACTCTGCCATACACACCAGACTCAGACGGATCCTGCCGCAACAAAACAGCTGAATACTATAACCCAGATGTAAACCTGTGCTGCAGCAAGTGCACTTCTG GGACACGCCGGAAAGTTCTATGCAGCTCTACCTCAGACACGGCGTGTGAACCATGTCCTAGTGGCCAGTACAGCGGGACCTTTAATTACTTCCCAAAATGCTTCAGATGTCCCAAGTGTTCAGCAG ACAAAGGCCTGAAGTATGTCCAGAAGTGCTCCAGCACCACCAAGACCCAGTGTGCGTGCCAGACTGGGATGTACTGCGTACTGGACCAACACCCGGACTGTAAGGCGTGTGCCAGTTATACATACAGCAAGCCTGGTCATGGGGTCTCTGTAGAAG GGACAGCGGAGTCGGTTGTGGAATGTGCATCATGCCCCAATGGAACCTTCTCTGACCAGCACTCCAACACCAGGATCTGTCAGCACCACACAGA TTGTGTGTCTCAGGGGAGGGACGTACTGACTTACGGTACAGCCACCACCGATGCGGTGTGTGGACCGACGGTAAATGGACGACTGGTCTCTATCCTCCAAACCACCACACCTCCAAGCCCACCGACCACAATGCCAACCTCTGGTAAAGTGCATACCACATCAAGTCTACAGAGCATGGATATGTCTACAGTACCAACCACCCTGGGCTCAAAGCTGACATCTAGTCCCTCTGATCCACTGGTCATCGCTCCAATGGAAGACAAATCACCAGGCGTCGACCTTTGGATAGGTAAATACAGGCAGCTATATAGTCCACGTGTCAGAGACCACTCTCGTGGTTTGAACATTTCTCCACCGCCGTCTCTCGTATACTTACACCGCTTTGTTGTACCCCCGCTCTTGTATCTTTCAGTTGCAGGTGCTATCGGAGGTGTTATGTTCCTGCTGCTGATCATAGGCACTATCATTTACAAGAAAG CCTTCACTAAGTTCAGACGTGTATCTTCTACAGAAGATATAAATGGAAATTCTGAGAAGGAGGCCATTAAA tgtCTGCTGGGGAAAGGAGACTGCAGTAATGTCGGTCAGGCAGAGACCAAGCAGGATGCTATTAAGACCTGGTCAGGCTCTGGGTGCTCCAACAGCCTGGAGGGCCTGTCAATATGCCCCGTCCAGTCCACCCTTCCACAGCCCAGCATCCTGGCCAGCACCCCCCAGCCCAGCCCCCAATCCACCAGCCCTCTGGCATCTGTCCCCCTAGTTAATGTCAACATCACTGTTACCTACCCTGTGAACATAGGAAATGAGTTATGCTCCAGACCTACCAGCACCCAGATAGACTCACCACAAGCCGACCCCGAGACCCCTTTAtcaagggaggaggaggtgtatgTGAAAATGCCGCAGCGAGAGAGTTGCAAAGAGGCACTTACGGCAGTACAGGAGTTTGGAAATTATGTATGA
- the tnfrsf1b gene encoding tumor necrosis factor receptor superfamily member 1B isoform X4, with protein sequence MILRTVSGVLTVRIFLANMVYTLPYTPDSDGSCRNKTAEYYNPDVNLCCSKCTSGTRRKVLCSSTSDTACEPCPSGQYSGTFNYFPKCFRCPKCSADKGLKYVQKCSSTTKTQCACQTGMYCVLDQHPDCKACASYTYSKPGHGVSVEGTAESVVECASCPNGTFSDQHSNTRICQHHTDCVSQGRDVLTYGTATTDAVCGPTVNGRLVSILQTTTPPSPPTTMPTSGKVHTTSSLQSMDMSTVPTTLGSKLTSSPSDPLVIAPMEDKSPGVDLWIVAGAIGGVMFLLLIIGTIIYKKAFTKFRRVSSTEDINGNSEKEAIKCLLGKGDCSNVGQAETKQDAIKTWSGSGCSNSLEGLSICPVQSTLPQPSILASTPQPSPQSTSPLASVPLVNVNITVTYPVNIGNELCSRPTSTQIDSPQADPETPLSREEEVYVKMPQRESCKEALTAVQEFGNYV encoded by the exons ATGATACTGAGGACTGTAAGTGGCGTTCTTACAGTTAGGATTTTTCTAGCAAACATG GTGTACACTCTGCCATACACACCAGACTCAGACGGATCCTGCCGCAACAAAACAGCTGAATACTATAACCCAGATGTAAACCTGTGCTGCAGCAAGTGCACTTCTG GGACACGCCGGAAAGTTCTATGCAGCTCTACCTCAGACACGGCGTGTGAACCATGTCCTAGTGGCCAGTACAGCGGGACCTTTAATTACTTCCCAAAATGCTTCAGATGTCCCAAGTGTTCAGCAG ACAAAGGCCTGAAGTATGTCCAGAAGTGCTCCAGCACCACCAAGACCCAGTGTGCGTGCCAGACTGGGATGTACTGCGTACTGGACCAACACCCGGACTGTAAGGCGTGTGCCAGTTATACATACAGCAAGCCTGGTCATGGGGTCTCTGTAGAAG GGACAGCGGAGTCGGTTGTGGAATGTGCATCATGCCCCAATGGAACCTTCTCTGACCAGCACTCCAACACCAGGATCTGTCAGCACCACACAGA TTGTGTGTCTCAGGGGAGGGACGTACTGACTTACGGTACAGCCACCACCGATGCGGTGTGTGGACCGACGGTAAATGGACGACTGGTCTCTATCCTCCAAACCACCACACCTCCAAGCCCACCGACCACAATGCCAACCTCTGGTAAAGTGCATACCACATCAAGTCTACAGAGCATGGATATGTCTACAGTACCAACCACCCTGGGCTCAAAGCTGACATCTAGTCCCTCTGATCCACTGGTCATCGCTCCAATGGAAGACAAATCACCAGGCGTCGACCTTTGGATAG TTGCAGGTGCTATCGGAGGTGTTATGTTCCTGCTGCTGATCATAGGCACTATCATTTACAAGAAAG CCTTCACTAAGTTCAGACGTGTATCTTCTACAGAAGATATAAATGGAAATTCTGAGAAGGAGGCCATTAAA tgtCTGCTGGGGAAAGGAGACTGCAGTAATGTCGGTCAGGCAGAGACCAAGCAGGATGCTATTAAGACCTGGTCAGGCTCTGGGTGCTCCAACAGCCTGGAGGGCCTGTCAATATGCCCCGTCCAGTCCACCCTTCCACAGCCCAGCATCCTGGCCAGCACCCCCCAGCCCAGCCCCCAATCCACCAGCCCTCTGGCATCTGTCCCCCTAGTTAATGTCAACATCACTGTTACCTACCCTGTGAACATAGGAAATGAGTTATGCTCCAGACCTACCAGCACCCAGATAGACTCACCACAAGCCGACCCCGAGACCCCTTTAtcaagggaggaggaggtgtatgTGAAAATGCCGCAGCGAGAGAGTTGCAAAGAGGCACTTACGGCAGTACAGGAGTTTGGAAATTATGTATGA